Proteins encoded within one genomic window of Sphaerotilus montanus:
- a CDS encoding IS5 family transposase — MITPRTKPSSFFPEEAADDLFVVQQRKAKLEGYVQTLAAMDELIDFAAMASAVDKACPRADRSKGGRPPYPTEALVRMVFLQGLYNLSDEQCEHQVLDRMSFQRFCRLDGALNIPDARTLWNFRQRLAEGGLGGRAIFEALSQQLQRHGFIPRGGQIVDASIVQAPITQANAREREALNKGEAPEGWSKKRLAHTDRDARWTQKHGKAYYGYKLHGNVDARYKLIRQMKITAANADDGQQLPDVLQVANTRKRLLADRGYDSAANRQTLQQHGLADGIARRAKPGQTAKVRLKQRNKTINRTRARVEHVFAALSQQGGKCVRAMTLARNALAITLQCAAYNARRLVWLVKSAGASAQPA, encoded by the coding sequence ATGATCACACCCCGCACCAAGCCATCGAGCTTCTTTCCTGAGGAGGCCGCGGACGACCTGTTCGTGGTGCAGCAGCGCAAGGCCAAGCTGGAGGGCTACGTGCAGACGCTGGCGGCGATGGACGAACTGATCGACTTCGCAGCGATGGCCTCGGCGGTGGACAAAGCTTGCCCTCGCGCTGACCGCAGCAAGGGCGGACGCCCGCCGTACCCGACCGAGGCGCTGGTGCGCATGGTGTTCCTGCAAGGGCTGTACAACCTGTCGGACGAGCAGTGCGAGCACCAGGTGCTCGACAGGATGAGCTTCCAGCGGTTCTGCCGGCTGGACGGCGCGCTGAACATTCCGGACGCACGCACGCTGTGGAACTTCCGGCAGCGGCTGGCCGAAGGCGGGCTGGGAGGCCGGGCGATTTTCGAGGCGTTGAGCCAGCAGTTGCAGCGGCACGGCTTCATCCCGAGGGGCGGGCAGATCGTGGACGCCAGCATCGTGCAGGCGCCGATCACGCAGGCCAACGCCCGGGAGCGCGAGGCGCTGAACAAGGGGGAGGCGCCCGAGGGCTGGAGCAAGAAGCGCCTGGCGCACACCGACCGGGACGCGCGCTGGACGCAAAAGCACGGCAAGGCGTACTACGGCTACAAGCTGCACGGCAACGTGGACGCACGCTACAAGCTGATCCGCCAGATGAAGATCACGGCGGCCAACGCGGACGACGGACAGCAACTGCCCGACGTGCTGCAGGTGGCGAACACGCGCAAGCGGCTGCTGGCCGACCGGGGCTACGACAGCGCGGCCAACCGTCAGACGCTGCAGCAGCACGGACTGGCCGACGGCATCGCACGTCGCGCCAAGCCAGGGCAGACGGCCAAGGTTCGGCTCAAGCAGCGCAACAAGACGATCAACCGCACGCGGGCACGGGTCGAGCACGTCTTTGCGGCGCTGAGCCAGCAGGGCGGCAAGTGCGTGCGGGCGATGACGCTGGCGCGCAATGCGCTGGCGATCACGCTGCAGTGCGCGGCCTACAACGCGCGCAGGCTGGTGTGGCTGGTCAAGAGCGCAGGTGCGTCCGCACAGCCCGCGTGA
- a CDS encoding recombinase family protein — protein sequence MTTAYSYIRFSTKKQAAGDSERRQERAFEQACLLHNWTEGDALLDAGLSAYTGANVADGSALRKWIDALHAGAVPRGSVLVVEYLDRLTRLPVVEGVSLFLEIINAGGSIYVANLLKLWSAETINSGLSSIEQISQEIRISFTASQRTQERILAAYAAKRAEAKLKIAAGETFHVGSRTPFWLEVAKDGSFIEVAEQVMIVRRVFDLYLDGYGSTRIAKILNSEGLLRFNGRPWTDWMVSHLIKSPNVCGILEHYDRIGGVLADYYPVVIDYAVFEQVLVILDSKSGKAGSGGGRKPKSVKCFNLFSGLLRCGDCGSQFRIFTDLDPKYNRLGCRLTKSSTCKLPKVRYSDFEDGVLDFLFSKFDLNKIVVGTETKEPADEIKLLKFRIGKLQVEETSLMAYFTSGKVVPKVVGSRLSQIELEVAQLEAELVNASSMIEKPNHWVNASSGYWKFVEMLNKGKDEDLLSIRMRLAQYLKLVVKELVVRNQEEDLRCVEVVADGWSELIKIPSSPCRIVVHKLMK from the coding sequence ATGACAACCGCGTATTCCTACATCCGCTTCAGCACTAAAAAACAGGCTGCTGGCGACAGTGAGCGACGACAAGAGAGGGCTTTTGAGCAGGCTTGTTTGCTCCACAACTGGACGGAAGGGGATGCCCTGCTTGATGCGGGTTTGAGTGCCTATACGGGCGCAAATGTGGCCGATGGTTCAGCACTGCGAAAGTGGATTGATGCGCTTCATGCTGGCGCTGTTCCTCGGGGATCTGTGCTGGTGGTCGAATACCTTGACCGACTGACGCGACTTCCAGTGGTTGAAGGTGTCTCGCTGTTTTTAGAAATCATCAATGCTGGTGGTTCCATCTATGTCGCGAACTTGTTGAAACTGTGGTCTGCGGAGACAATCAATAGTGGTCTATCGTCAATTGAGCAAATCTCACAAGAAATAAGAATTTCATTCACCGCATCGCAACGGACGCAAGAACGGATTTTGGCGGCCTATGCTGCGAAAAGAGCCGAAGCAAAGTTGAAGATTGCTGCTGGTGAAACTTTCCATGTTGGTAGTCGAACACCATTCTGGTTAGAAGTTGCCAAAGATGGTTCGTTCATTGAAGTTGCGGAACAGGTGATGATTGTTCGACGGGTCTTCGACTTATACCTTGATGGGTATGGTTCAACGCGGATTGCCAAAATCTTGAATAGTGAAGGTCTGTTGCGGTTCAATGGAAGACCTTGGACTGACTGGATGGTGTCGCATTTAATCAAATCACCGAATGTCTGCGGAATACTGGAGCACTATGACCGGATTGGTGGAGTTCTGGCGGACTACTATCCAGTTGTGATTGACTATGCGGTTTTCGAGCAAGTTCTCGTTATTCTCGATTCCAAGAGCGGGAAGGCGGGTTCTGGTGGTGGTCGCAAACCAAAGTCCGTGAAGTGCTTCAACTTGTTCTCTGGGCTGCTTCGCTGCGGTGATTGCGGTTCGCAGTTTAGAATCTTCACTGACTTGGACCCGAAATACAATCGGCTTGGTTGTAGGCTGACTAAAAGTTCGACTTGTAAATTGCCCAAAGTTCGGTATTCAGACTTTGAAGATGGAGTTCTGGACTTCCTGTTCAGCAAGTTTGACTTGAATAAAATTGTAGTTGGAACAGAAACCAAAGAACCAGCGGATGAAATCAAGTTGTTAAAGTTTCGGATTGGCAAACTTCAGGTCGAGGAAACCAGTTTGATGGCCTACTTTACAAGCGGAAAAGTTGTCCCCAAAGTTGTCGGTTCTAGGTTGTCGCAGATAGAACTTGAAGTTGCCCAGTTGGAAGCAGAACTTGTAAATGCCTCATCAATGATTGAAAAACCTAATCACTGGGTGAATGCTTCGTCAGGCTATTGGAAGTTCGTCGAAATGTTGAATAAAGGCAAAGATGAAGATTTGTTGTCCATCCGCATGAGATTGGCTCAATACCTGAAACTTGTGGTTAAAGAACTTGTTGTTCGTAATCAGGAAGAAGATTTGCGATGTGTTGAAGTTGTTGCGGATGGCTGGAGTGAGTTGATTAAGATTCCAAGTTCGCCTTGTCGGATTGTTGTTCATAAGTTGATGAAGTAA
- a CDS encoding c-type cytochrome, producing the protein MRWRLVGKQGWMGLLWLTASVGVMAERSVSPRPLAMASAIRFDGPATAPASSVRSLYVVHCAGCHLMDGSGHPAQGVPSMRGALGHFLRLPEGRAFLVQVPGVNNAGLSDAQIADLTNWMVPQFSADTAPPGWVPYRADEVARHRAQRPADVGAVRRGLVDTLGQQGHAVR; encoded by the coding sequence ATGCGCTGGAGGCTTGTCGGGAAACAGGGGTGGATGGGGCTGCTGTGGCTGACTGCATCGGTCGGTGTCATGGCCGAGCGCAGCGTGTCACCCCGTCCGCTGGCGATGGCCAGCGCGATCCGCTTCGACGGGCCGGCGACGGCCCCCGCCAGCAGCGTGCGCAGCCTGTACGTGGTGCATTGCGCAGGCTGTCATTTGATGGACGGCAGCGGGCATCCTGCGCAGGGCGTGCCGAGCATGCGCGGCGCGCTCGGGCACTTCCTGCGGCTGCCGGAGGGGCGCGCCTTCCTGGTGCAGGTGCCCGGGGTCAACAACGCCGGCCTGAGCGACGCGCAGATCGCCGACCTGACGAACTGGATGGTGCCGCAGTTCTCTGCCGACACCGCGCCGCCGGGCTGGGTGCCGTACCGGGCGGACGAGGTGGCACGCCACCGGGCACAGCGGCCGGCGGATGTCGGTGCCGTGCGGCGCGGTCTTGTCGACACGCTGGGGCAGCAGGGCCACGCGGTGCGTTGA
- a CDS encoding c-type cytochrome, whose protein sequence is MKRTMGCMTTHRLGWSLLLMGALGSTGALAEPARDGAALFAQHCAACHQADGSGTVGLAPALKGAHWAALGGQRDYLPTVLLKGLSGRIQVGGQVFVGSMPAFAAPLDDEALALVATHLATLQGVPDRVAYTAAEVASLRQGPGDPARTRLRRQQILGE, encoded by the coding sequence ATGAAACGCACCATGGGTTGCATGACGACGCACCGGCTTGGGTGGTCGCTGCTGTTGATGGGCGCGCTGGGCAGCACCGGCGCGCTCGCCGAGCCGGCCCGCGACGGCGCGGCGCTGTTCGCGCAGCACTGCGCCGCCTGCCACCAGGCCGATGGCAGCGGCACCGTCGGCCTCGCCCCGGCGCTCAAGGGCGCGCACTGGGCGGCGCTGGGCGGGCAGCGCGACTACCTGCCCACCGTGCTGCTCAAGGGCCTGTCCGGGCGGATCCAGGTGGGTGGACAGGTCTTCGTGGGCAGCATGCCGGCGTTTGCCGCACCTCTGGACGACGAGGCGCTGGCGCTGGTGGCCACCCACCTGGCGACGCTCCAGGGTGTTCCCGACCGGGTGGCCTACACCGCGGCCGAGGTCGCCTCGTTGCGGCAGGGGCCGGGTGATCCGGCGCGCACCCGGCTGCGGCGCCAGCAGATCCTGGGCGAGTGA
- a CDS encoding methylamine dehydrogenase light chain — MASFHDWIDRFAQRRLRRTAQSHGRRSLIGKLGAAMVGSAVLPMLPFDRSGQFGTAHAAGAGGAAPKPDPNDPAKCEYWRYCAFDGYLCTCCGGSLTQCPPGTEASKVSWVGTCLNPNDNRHYLVSYNDCCGKSSCGQCLCNNNERERPGYRLGVHNDINWCMANTSPMFHCTTSVIVGLA; from the coding sequence ATGGCTTCCTTCCACGACTGGATCGACCGCTTCGCGCAGCGCCGTCTGCGCCGCACCGCGCAGAGCCACGGCCGCCGCAGCCTGATCGGCAAGCTGGGCGCGGCGATGGTGGGCAGCGCCGTGCTGCCGATGCTGCCCTTCGACCGCAGCGGCCAGTTCGGCACTGCCCACGCTGCCGGTGCAGGTGGCGCCGCGCCGAAACCCGACCCCAACGACCCCGCCAAGTGCGAGTACTGGCGCTACTGCGCGTTCGACGGCTACCTCTGCACCTGCTGCGGCGGCTCGCTGACGCAGTGCCCGCCCGGCACCGAGGCGTCCAAGGTGTCGTGGGTCGGCACCTGCCTGAACCCGAACGACAACCGGCACTACCTCGTGTCCTACAACGACTGCTGCGGCAAGAGTTCGTGCGGCCAGTGCCTGTGCAACAACAACGAGCGCGAGCGCCCGGGCTACCGGCTGGGGGTCCACAACGACATCAACTGGTGCATGGCCAACACCAGCCCGATGTTCCACTGCACCACCTCGGTCATCGTCGGGCTGGCATGA
- the mauD gene encoding methylamine dehydrogenase accessory protein MauD, which yields MSALTFSVILLWLAVLALAVMLWALSRQVGVLFERVAPMGALVTDSGPAIGSLSPMFELSGIQSERVEIGTPNALPTLVFFLSPTCPVCKKLLPILKALQRAESRTVRIVLASDGEAATHLKFVREHQLEDFPYVLSQELGMTYRVSRLPYGVMLDRRGTVVAKGLVNSREQLDSLLNAHDMGQHSIQHYLGGDRELAASSSSAA from the coding sequence ATGAGCGCACTGACCTTTTCCGTGATCCTGCTGTGGCTGGCCGTGCTGGCGCTGGCCGTGATGCTGTGGGCGCTGTCCCGGCAAGTGGGCGTGCTGTTCGAGCGCGTGGCGCCGATGGGCGCGCTGGTGACCGATTCCGGCCCGGCCATCGGCAGCCTGTCGCCGATGTTCGAGCTGAGCGGCATCCAGTCCGAGCGGGTCGAGATCGGCACGCCGAACGCGCTGCCGACGCTGGTGTTTTTCCTGTCGCCGACCTGTCCGGTGTGCAAGAAGCTGCTGCCCATCCTCAAGGCGTTGCAGCGGGCCGAGTCGCGCACCGTGCGCATCGTGCTGGCCAGCGACGGCGAGGCGGCCACCCACCTGAAGTTCGTCCGCGAGCACCAGCTGGAGGACTTCCCCTACGTGCTGTCGCAGGAGCTGGGCATGACCTACCGCGTCTCGCGCCTGCCGTATGGCGTCATGCTCGACCGGCGCGGCACCGTCGTTGCCAAGGGCCTGGTGAACTCGCGCGAGCAGCTCGACAGCCTGCTCAACGCCCACGACATGGGCCAGCACTCGATCCAGCACTACCTCGGCGGTGACCGCGAACTCGCCGCCTCCTCGTCTTCTGCGGCCTGA
- a CDS encoding MauE/DoxX family redox-associated membrane protein, with amino-acid sequence MDTSFVSFVAALDPLVLMLATGALVILMLHASAAKLGDRDLFMQHLAAYGVPDAALGAMTWALPLAELVAALGLMTPWRALAAGLCAVLLATYAAAMAWQLAHGRRPDCGCGGGPLPLSWALVARNVVLLGLAGLAALPSGDRAITAGDIAAVVAGWLLLTLLYAAFNQVLRQAAHLDHLHRQSHQSHQSHQTLSSRSST; translated from the coding sequence ATGGACACCTCCTTCGTCTCTTTTGTCGCGGCCCTTGATCCGCTGGTGCTGATGCTGGCCACCGGCGCGCTGGTGATCCTGATGCTGCACGCCAGCGCAGCCAAGCTCGGCGACCGCGACCTGTTCATGCAGCACCTGGCGGCCTACGGCGTGCCGGACGCAGCGCTGGGCGCGATGACCTGGGCGCTGCCGCTGGCGGAACTGGTCGCAGCGCTCGGGCTGATGACGCCGTGGCGGGCGCTGGCGGCGGGGCTGTGCGCCGTGCTGCTGGCGACCTACGCGGCGGCGATGGCCTGGCAGCTCGCGCACGGTCGGCGCCCGGACTGCGGCTGTGGCGGCGGGCCGCTGCCGCTGTCGTGGGCTTTGGTGGCGCGCAACGTCGTGCTGCTGGGGCTGGCCGGGCTGGCGGCGCTGCCGTCCGGTGACCGCGCCATCACGGCCGGCGACATCGCCGCGGTCGTCGCGGGCTGGCTGCTGCTGACGCTGCTGTACGCCGCCTTCAACCAGGTGCTGCGCCAGGCCGCGCACCTGGACCACCTCCACCGCCAATCTCACCAATCTCACCAATCTCACCAAACCCTGTCTTCCCGGAGTTCCACATGA
- a CDS encoding amine dehydrogenase large subunit, which translates to MHTLSSPGSRPARRVWRVAALGAVLLACSSATWAANKASAKPVPEPLPPDPPLTTTPVIDAKHGRRVYVPDLAISHITDGRIRVLDAASGKFLGMISTAYVGNMALSPKRDEVYVATTHLSRSTRGERADVLEVYGADDLAFKYEVLLPPKRAQALNYRHLVATTANGRYVLVQNATPATSVTVVDLKERKVAAEVPNPGCWGALPAAGHPTRFSSLCGDGTMLTVTLDEQGQPAERQSSGKLFDADQDAWFHNAERVGDRYWYVSFQGKVTELNLGGAVAQVTSTHDLIATKAERAQGWRPGGYQNAAVDPSGRYLVAAMHPKGGEGSHKLPADKLWVMDLRSGKRLPSLPGNMAIALTFSASGERLHVLDGATNTLHVMSWKDGRARPMAKHAAVGETITQLESHD; encoded by the coding sequence ATGCACACCCTGAGTTCTCCCGGTTCACGCCCCGCGCGGCGTGTCTGGCGCGTTGCAGCGCTGGGCGCTGTCCTGCTGGCCTGCAGTTCGGCCACCTGGGCGGCCAACAAGGCTTCGGCCAAACCTGTTCCCGAGCCGCTGCCGCCCGACCCCCCGCTGACGACCACGCCGGTGATCGACGCCAAGCACGGCCGCCGCGTTTACGTTCCCGACCTCGCCATCAGCCACATCACCGACGGCCGCATCCGCGTGCTCGACGCGGCCAGCGGCAAGTTCCTTGGCATGATCAGCACGGCCTACGTCGGCAACATGGCCCTCAGCCCGAAGCGGGACGAGGTCTATGTCGCCACCACCCACCTCAGTCGCTCCACCCGCGGCGAGCGGGCGGATGTGCTGGAGGTCTACGGCGCCGACGATCTGGCGTTCAAGTACGAGGTGCTGCTGCCGCCGAAGCGGGCACAGGCCCTCAACTACCGGCACCTCGTGGCCACCACGGCCAACGGCCGCTACGTGCTGGTGCAGAACGCCACGCCCGCGACCTCGGTCACCGTCGTCGACCTGAAGGAGCGCAAGGTGGCGGCCGAGGTGCCGAACCCGGGTTGCTGGGGTGCGCTGCCGGCGGCGGGGCATCCGACGCGTTTCTCGTCGCTGTGCGGCGACGGCACGATGCTCACCGTCACGCTCGACGAGCAGGGCCAGCCGGCCGAGCGCCAGTCCAGCGGCAAGCTGTTCGACGCCGACCAGGACGCCTGGTTCCACAACGCCGAGCGGGTCGGCGACCGCTACTGGTACGTGTCCTTCCAGGGCAAGGTGACCGAGCTGAACCTGGGCGGCGCGGTGGCGCAGGTCACCAGCACGCACGACCTGATCGCCACCAAGGCCGAGCGGGCGCAGGGCTGGCGGCCGGGCGGCTACCAGAACGCCGCGGTCGACCCGTCCGGACGCTACCTGGTCGCGGCGATGCATCCGAAGGGCGGCGAGGGCTCGCACAAGCTGCCCGCTGACAAGCTGTGGGTGATGGACCTGCGCAGCGGCAAGCGCCTGCCGTCGCTGCCGGGGAACATGGCGATCGCGCTGACCTTCTCGGCCAGCGGCGAGCGGCTGCACGTGCTTGATGGCGCGACCAACACGCTGCACGTGATGTCCTGGAAGGACGGCCGCGCCCGCCCGATGGCCAAGCACGCCGCGGTGGGCGAGACCATCACGCAGCTTGAGTCGCACGACTGA
- a CDS encoding helix-turn-helix domain-containing protein, with protein sequence MWRQYTHVIHDTCDVNEHAASLSMWDQQYEQLSAGPFQGRVEELRIGPAQLFREQTQQAVWQHGLSRPGTVALAMPLVAASDSWYCGRRLAPGESFAVQADTEFELVTHGLFDVVALDVEQRFLLDYARRVEGVTLPADWKPSAEKEGVDTRQVALREMLLTALKTAREMPSLLAHAPMRRALVHAACDVLLAGVSEADESASAQFRPTSSARRQVVQAARDYMHQHIDAPIGVPELCEALQVSRRTLQYSFQDVLHLSPVTCLRVLRLNGLRRELLRGDRHASVADCAAHWGFWHLPRLAAEYRALFGELPSQTLQRVRDRVGAAH encoded by the coding sequence ATGTGGCGTCAATACACCCACGTCATCCACGACACCTGCGATGTCAACGAACACGCGGCGAGCCTGTCGATGTGGGACCAGCAATACGAGCAGCTGTCGGCCGGCCCGTTCCAGGGGCGTGTCGAGGAGCTGCGCATCGGCCCGGCCCAGCTCTTTCGCGAGCAGACGCAGCAGGCTGTCTGGCAGCACGGGCTGTCCCGCCCCGGTACGGTGGCGCTGGCGATGCCGCTCGTGGCGGCCTCGGACAGCTGGTACTGCGGGCGGCGGCTGGCCCCCGGCGAGAGTTTCGCGGTCCAGGCGGACACCGAGTTCGAGCTGGTCACGCATGGCCTGTTCGATGTGGTTGCGCTGGACGTCGAACAGCGTTTCCTGCTGGACTATGCCCGCCGGGTCGAAGGGGTGACCTTGCCCGCCGACTGGAAGCCCTCGGCCGAGAAGGAGGGCGTGGATACGCGGCAGGTGGCCTTGCGCGAGATGCTGCTGACCGCGTTGAAGACGGCGCGCGAGATGCCGTCCCTGCTGGCCCATGCGCCGATGCGGCGTGCGCTGGTGCATGCCGCGTGCGATGTACTGCTGGCCGGCGTGTCGGAGGCAGACGAGTCGGCGTCGGCGCAGTTTCGCCCGACCAGCTCGGCCCGGCGGCAGGTGGTTCAGGCGGCGCGCGACTACATGCACCAGCACATCGACGCCCCGATCGGCGTGCCCGAGCTGTGCGAGGCGCTGCAGGTGTCGCGGCGCACGTTGCAGTACAGCTTCCAGGACGTGCTGCACCTCAGTCCGGTGACCTGCCTGCGCGTGCTGCGGCTGAACGGGCTGCGGCGCGAACTGCTGCGGGGTGACCGGCACGCGAGCGTAGCCGACTGCGCGGCGCACTGGGGTTTCTGGCACCTGCCGCGTCTGGCGGCCGAGTACCGCGCGCTGTTCGGCGAGCTGCCGTCGCAGACGCTGCAGCGGGTGCGCGACAGGGTCGGCGCCGCCCACTGA
- a CDS encoding aspartate/glutamate racemase family protein, producing MNLLLINPNTSEVMTAGIAAAARAVAFPGTTVHATQPTFGPRSIEGHYDEAIAAAGVAEQVRLHGAGADAVVIACFGDPGLDAAREATSAPVIGIAEAAFHAASFLATGFSVVTTMTRTCVIAEHLVHRYGFERRCRGIHGTDIPVLALEDGGAGCVDQIEAAAREALARDRSGAIVLGCAGMAALCATLSARLGVPVIDGVAAAVKFAEGLVALGLRTSAHGDYARPLPKVYDGWAAPLGW from the coding sequence ATGAACCTGCTGCTCATCAACCCGAACACGTCCGAGGTCATGACCGCGGGCATTGCCGCCGCCGCGCGCGCCGTCGCTTTTCCCGGAACGACCGTCCACGCCACGCAGCCCACCTTCGGCCCGCGCTCGATCGAAGGGCACTACGACGAGGCGATCGCCGCGGCCGGTGTGGCCGAACAGGTGCGGCTGCACGGCGCTGGGGCGGATGCGGTGGTCATCGCCTGTTTCGGCGACCCGGGGCTGGACGCGGCGCGTGAAGCCACCTCGGCGCCGGTGATCGGCATCGCCGAAGCGGCCTTCCATGCGGCGAGTTTCCTGGCCACCGGCTTCTCGGTGGTGACGACGATGACGCGCACCTGCGTGATCGCCGAGCACCTGGTGCATCGCTACGGCTTCGAGCGCCGGTGTCGCGGCATCCACGGGACCGACATCCCGGTGCTGGCGCTGGAGGACGGTGGCGCTGGCTGCGTGGACCAGATCGAAGCCGCCGCACGCGAGGCGCTGGCGCGCGACCGCAGCGGCGCGATCGTGCTCGGCTGCGCGGGCATGGCGGCGCTGTGCGCGACGCTGAGCGCGCGGCTGGGCGTGCCGGTGATCGACGGGGTGGCGGCGGCGGTCAAGTTCGCCGAGGGGCTGGTGGCGCTGGGCCTGCGCACCAGCGCGCATGGGGACTACGCCCGGCCGCTGCCCAAGGTCTATGACGGGTGGGCGGCGCCGCTGGGCTGGTGA
- a CDS encoding ABC transporter ATP-binding protein produces MHDDTAPRTDLELIRLVKDYGASLAVAGIDLKIAAGSYCCLLGPSGCGKTSTLRMIAGHEEPTEGSIVLGGREITHLSPAERGTAMMFQSYALFPHLSVLDNVAFSARMKGAAKAERHARAMELLKLVHMEPFAERLPAALSGGQQQRVALARALMLRPKVLLLDEPLSALDPFLRVKMRAELKRWHRALGMSFIHVTHSQEEAMALADLVVVMNQGRIEQAGSARDVFERPRTEFVARFIGAHNVIETPAGKVAVRCDRLRLDAVGAGSGAGSDYAMQVAAIEYQGAQVQIHLSADTSSADASAEPIWMAALPDADFHAAPLEPGQRVALHWRPEDAHALAA; encoded by the coding sequence ATGCACGACGACACCGCCCCCCGCACCGATCTGGAGCTGATCCGCCTGGTCAAGGACTACGGCGCCTCGCTGGCGGTGGCCGGGATCGACCTGAAGATCGCCGCCGGCAGCTACTGTTGCCTGCTCGGCCCGTCGGGCTGCGGCAAGACCTCGACGCTGCGCATGATCGCCGGCCACGAGGAGCCGACCGAGGGTTCCATCGTGCTCGGCGGTCGCGAGATCACGCACCTGTCGCCCGCCGAACGCGGCACGGCGATGATGTTCCAGAGCTACGCGCTGTTCCCGCACCTGAGCGTGCTCGACAACGTGGCCTTCAGCGCCCGCATGAAGGGCGCCGCGAAGGCTGAACGCCATGCCCGCGCGATGGAGTTGCTCAAGCTGGTCCACATGGAGCCTTTTGCGGAGCGCCTGCCCGCCGCGCTGTCCGGCGGTCAGCAGCAACGCGTGGCGCTGGCACGGGCGCTGATGCTGCGGCCGAAGGTGCTGCTGCTGGACGAGCCGCTGTCGGCGCTGGACCCGTTCCTGCGCGTGAAGATGCGGGCGGAGCTGAAGCGCTGGCACCGCGCGCTCGGCATGAGCTTCATCCACGTCACGCACTCGCAGGAAGAGGCGATGGCGCTGGCCGACCTCGTCGTCGTGATGAACCAGGGCCGCATCGAGCAGGCCGGCAGCGCCCGCGACGTGTTCGAGCGCCCGCGCACCGAGTTCGTCGCCCGCTTCATCGGCGCGCACAACGTCATCGAGACGCCCGCCGGCAAGGTCGCCGTGCGCTGCGACCGGCTGCGGCTGGACGCGGTCGGCGCGGGCAGCGGCGCCGGCAGCGACTACGCGATGCAGGTCGCCGCCATCGAATACCAGGGCGCGCAGGTACAGATCCACCTGAGCGCAGACACCAGCAGCGCGGACGCCAGCGCCGAACCGATCTGGATGGCCGCCCTGCCCGACGCCGACTTCCATGCCGCACCGCTCGAACCCGGTCAGCGCGTCGCCCTGCACTGGCGCCCCGAAGACGCCCACGCGCTGGCTGCCTGA